Genomic window (Tardiphaga sp. vice304):
TGCCCCATGCGGCGGTCTCTCCCTGACGCCCGGCGCTATTCCGCGCCCTTGATTTGGCGCAACTAAACGCCTCGCGTGACCAGGCGTCAACTCAGGCCGACTGCGCCGCGACATGTCGCAGAACGCACCAGGTGTCGTGCGGTTGACAGCGACCGCGCGGCCGGTTTGATAATGCGCGAGACGGCCCGGTTGGCGCCGGCCATTTGCGCGTTGGGGATGGGCGGCCAGACATGAGAATGCGTTTTCCCATCGCCGGCCTGCTCGCCATGCTCGTGCTCGCTGCGACGCCGGCTCTGGCCGCCGACAATGCCGGCAGGTTCGCCCTGGTGATCGGCAATGCCAGATATCCCGACGCCGAGGCGCCGCTGAAGGAACCGGTCAACGACGCCCGCGACGTCGCTGCCGAGCTAAAGCGTAGCGGCTTCGAGGTCGATATCGGCGAGAATCTGGGCGGCGAGGCGATGCGCCGCGCGCTCGACAGGCTGTATGGCAAGCTCAAGCCTGGATCGGTCGCGCTGGTGTTCTTCAGCGGTTTTGGCGTGCAGTCGGCGCGGCAGAGCTATTTGCTGCCGGTCGATGCGCAGATCTGGACCGAGCCCGACGTGCGCCGCGACGGTTTCAGCCTCGAGACCATCCTCAACGACATCAATGGCCGCGGCGCCGGCGTCAAGATCGCGCTGCTGGATGCCTCCCGGCGCAACCCCTATGAGCGCCGGTTCCGCAGCTTCTCCGCCGGCCTCGCGCCGGTGATCGCGCCAGGCGGCACGCTGGTGATGTATTCGGCGGCGCTGAGTTCGGTGGTCAGCGACGCCGGCACCGCACACAGCCTGTTCGTCAGCGAACTCCTGAAGGAGATCAAATCACCGGATCTCACCGCCGAGGACGCGCTGAACCGCACCCGCGTCAACGTCACCAAGGCGTCGCGCAGCGAGCAGGTGCCGTGGATCTCGTCGTCGCTGGCGGAGGATTTTGCCTTCGTCCCCGGCGCTCGGCCGGCGCCGGCGTCCGCCATTGTCGCGGCGCCATCACCGCCGGTCGCCGTGACCCCGCCGGCCCCAGGGACGGCGGCCCCCGCCGCTCCGGCTGCAGCGACGCCCCCATCGACGCCGGTCGC
Coding sequences:
- a CDS encoding caspase family protein; the protein is MRMRFPIAGLLAMLVLAATPALAADNAGRFALVIGNARYPDAEAPLKEPVNDARDVAAELKRSGFEVDIGENLGGEAMRRALDRLYGKLKPGSVALVFFSGFGVQSARQSYLLPVDAQIWTEPDVRRDGFSLETILNDINGRGAGVKIALLDASRRNPYERRFRSFSAGLAPVIAPGGTLVMYSAALSSVVSDAGTAHSLFVSELLKEIKSPDLTAEDALNRTRVNVTKASRSEQVPWISSSLAEDFAFVPGARPAPASAIVAAPSPPVAVTPPAPGTAAPAAPAAATPPSTPVAPAAEAPRDEAKIALALAEDPTVKSLNAKLVENPEDLSALYRRGQVYASKGAYQLAAKDFDETLRLNPKDVEALNNRCWVRAVLNELAAALKDCNEALRLRPNFVDALDSRGLVNLKNGQSKNAITDFDDALKINPRLTSSLYGRGLAKQRSGAVAEGDLDINNAKAMDPDIVKEFAGYGVR